In Mytilus edulis chromosome 13, xbMytEdul2.2, whole genome shotgun sequence, a single window of DNA contains:
- the LOC139500436 gene encoding uncharacterized protein, with translation MYVRGQKVEPVTLQKALLDFISFIKEFNNPILIGHNICNFDIPIISEKLKECKLFTSFSTIVKGFIDTLKVAKKYVSNSDIPNFKQETLVKHFLGETYLAHNAIEDVKSLHSLYEMKLAHHIKSDDLYAFVYHKCLDSYSDILKSKAVSRLICVRLAKEGISLKHLKLAASRDSNGIKFVFEDHKVPQKSVKAFSEYLKDEE, from the coding sequence ATGTACGTAAGAGGTCAAAAAGTGGAACCTGTAACACTACAGAAAGCACTGCTAGATTTTATTTCCTTCATCAAAGAATTTAACAATCCAATTCTAATTGGACATAATATTTGCAATTTTGACATTCCAATAATTAGTGAAAAATTAAAGGAATGTAAACTTTTTACATCATTTTCTACTATTGTTAAAGGATTTATTGACACTTTGAAAGTTGccaaaaaatatgtttcaaattCAGATATTCCTAACTTCAAACAGGAAACCCTTGTGAAGCATTTTTTAGGAGAAACTTACTTGGCTCACAATGCTATTGAGGATGTTAAATCCTTGCATAGTTTATATGAAATGAAATTGGCTCACCACATCAAATCTGATGATTTGTATGCATTTGTTTACCACAAATGTCTGGATTCTTACTCCGATATCTTAAAGAGCAAGGCAGTAAGTAGGCTGATCTGTGTAAGACTGGCGAAAGAGGGTATTTCTCTTAAACATCTTAAACTGGCTGCCTCAAGAGATAGCAATGGGATAAAATTTGTATTCGAAGACCATAAAGTTCCACAGAAAAGTGTGAAAGCCTTCAGTGAATACCTGAAAGATGAAGAATGA
- the LOC139500437 gene encoding sonic hedgehog protein-like has translation MKSLRVGETILTVDAHGRYKYTKVILMFHNDSKGKLKYRKIVTENGHSIEISLEHLIYTAKRRNDKIEVKAAGKIKEGDFIHVFDKYRGYTKAVRVIHISEEVKTGLYAPLTETGNLIVDDHLVSSYATYEDQDIVHLIFLPWRLAFKFNAWMWDQEPYAPMESGAHWSLKGFFMFANLRCYLFNEEYCEYMNF, from the coding sequence ATGAAATCTCTGAGAGTTGGCGAGACCATCTTAACTGTCGATGCACATGGGAGATACAAATATACTAAAGTTATACTAATGTTCCACAACGACAGCAAAGGAAAACTGAAATACCGTAAGATTGTAACTGAAAACGGTCATTCTATTGAAATAAGCCTTGAACATTTGATATATACGGCAAAAAGACGAAAcgacaaaattgaggtcaaagctGCTGGAAAAATCAAAGAAGGAGATTTCATTCATGTGTTCGATAAATACAGAGGTTACACGAAAGCTGTCCGTGTCATTCATATATCTGAAGAAGTTAAAACCGGACTATACGCACCTTTGACAGAAACTGGAAATCTGATTGTCGACGACCATCTTGTATCATCATACGCTACCTATGAGGACCAAGACATtgtacatttgatatttttgCCCTGGCGATTAGCGTTCAAGTTCAACGCCTGGATGTGGGATCAGGAACCATATGCGCCAATGGAAAGTGGGGCGCATTGGTCATTGAAAGGTTTCTTTATGTTTGCAAATCTTCGCTGTTACCTCTTCAATGAAGAATACTGCGAGTACATGAATTTCTAA
- the LOC139500087 gene encoding protein kinase C-binding protein NELL2-like, whose amino-acid sequence MCGCQGGQMRKLDGTCTDMSLCILSDYCVHGTCLNTTLIPTCVCESGYTGLRCDTKTVHIVKYCNGKLCNHGVCVGTFCLCDMGWEGELCDTLQQCQNGYSTISHCFPYDTDVTFDLCPIDTIRNCHTCYLYPFTKSGVICDINIEGENVRLKLIDGSFVERINKDHGT is encoded by the exons ATGTGCGGATGTCAAGGAGGGCAAATGCGAAAACTTGATGGAACATGTACAG ATATGAGTCTCTGTATTCTATCTGACTACTGTGTACATGGTACATGTTTGAACACTACATTAATACCCACATGCGTCTGTGAAAGTGGATACACAGGACTGAGGTGTGATACAA AAACTGTTCATATTGTCAAATATTGCAATGGGAAACTATGTAACCACGGTGTTTGTGTTGGAACATTCTGTTTATGCGATATGGGATGGGAAGGTGAACTTTGTGATACCT tgcAGCAGTGTCAAAATGGATACTCTACCATTTCTCATTGTTTCCCATATG ataCGGATGTAACCTTTGATTTATGTCCAATTGATACTATTCGTAATTGTCACACATGCTATTTGTACCCGTTCACAAAAAGTGGAGTCATATGTGATATAAATATAGAAGGAGAAAATGTCAGGCTAAAATTAATCGATGGATCCTTTGTGGAAAGAATCAACAAGGACCACGGTACGTAA